In one window of Rhizobium sp. ACO-34A DNA:
- a CDS encoding glycosyl transferase family 1, producing the protein MTQWQPDRVVVINDRSAMVGGASNLAILSAGLLERHGLRVTYFAGDDPSPDKPVDDTINLAGKPLVQQGKFSAFAGGLYNARAYDALHKLISLRDTPSTIYHVHGWSKILSPSIFRALAKVRERTVLHAHDYFLTCPNGGFANYRKQQVCDLIPMSAQCLATQCDKRGYHEKLWRSARHLLREQFYSTSSLPANIVVVHERMRQMFERSGVNVERVETIRNPVEPFPTGPVTPAQNKAFFFIGRLEPEKGFEDAAKAARLAGAKLHVIGDGNGRALLESLYPEITIHGWRGREEIGQLVRNARAVVISSRVPEPFGLAALEAVSAGIPVIMPDAALLGRELEELGCGLTFRSGDTEGLADGLRHLAIDDDLVRGMSERCRVNARNLAHTPASWGDAIMALYDRVLRQAANPQRSPGRRPLSRAHPARIPG; encoded by the coding sequence ATGACCCAGTGGCAACCCGATCGCGTCGTGGTCATCAACGACCGCTCCGCGATGGTCGGCGGCGCATCGAACCTCGCCATTCTCTCCGCCGGTCTGCTGGAGCGCCACGGATTGCGGGTGACCTATTTTGCCGGCGACGATCCATCCCCGGACAAGCCGGTTGATGATACGATCAATCTCGCCGGAAAACCTCTCGTCCAGCAGGGGAAGTTCTCCGCCTTCGCCGGCGGGCTCTACAATGCAAGGGCCTATGATGCCCTTCACAAGCTGATCTCGCTCCGCGACACGCCATCGACCATCTATCATGTTCACGGATGGTCGAAGATCCTATCGCCTTCCATCTTCCGGGCTTTGGCAAAGGTGCGCGAACGCACGGTCCTGCATGCGCACGACTATTTCCTCACATGCCCCAATGGCGGCTTTGCCAACTATCGCAAACAGCAGGTCTGCGATCTCATACCGATGTCGGCACAGTGTCTCGCAACCCAATGCGACAAGCGGGGCTATCATGAGAAGCTATGGCGCAGCGCTCGCCATCTGCTGCGGGAACAGTTTTATTCGACGTCATCCCTTCCGGCAAACATTGTGGTCGTCCACGAACGGATGCGGCAGATGTTCGAGCGTTCCGGCGTCAATGTCGAGCGGGTCGAAACAATCCGCAACCCGGTAGAACCTTTCCCCACCGGCCCCGTCACCCCCGCGCAGAACAAAGCTTTCTTCTTCATCGGCAGACTGGAGCCGGAAAAAGGCTTCGAGGATGCCGCCAAGGCGGCGCGGCTCGCCGGAGCGAAGCTGCATGTCATCGGTGACGGCAATGGCCGGGCATTGCTGGAAAGCCTCTATCCGGAAATCACCATTCATGGGTGGCGCGGACGGGAGGAAATCGGCCAGCTGGTGCGGAACGCACGGGCGGTCGTCATATCCTCGCGCGTTCCCGAACCCTTCGGCCTCGCGGCGCTGGAGGCGGTGTCCGCCGGCATCCCGGTCATCATGCCGGATGCGGCACTGCTCGGTCGCGAACTGGAGGAACTCGGCTGCGGCCTGACATTCCGCAGCGGCGATACGGAGGGCCTTGCCGATGGTCTTCGCCACCTTGCAATCGACGACGATCTTGTCCGTGGAATGAGCGAACGATGCCGGGTGAACGCCCGCAACCTCGCCCATACGCCGGCGTCATGGGGAGATGCGATCATGGCTCTCTACGATCGTGTCCTGAGGCAGGCGGCCAATCCGCAGCGATCTCCGGGACGTCGCCCCTTGTCGAGAGCACATCCCGCGAGGATACCCGGATGA
- a CDS encoding helix-turn-helix transcriptional regulator, with translation MNTHTALPDKIASLQKADLNYIHSIPENAKSASEAEKYILIIDPRALDRECLSRSLSIYNPAMNIVTSGSVEEWRKRHMSDQPSAVLLVFGSRKLTETGACEKITSVVDAFRQSPVIVIADSDDLGDILKAVESGACGYIPTSVNISVAAEAIALARAGGVFIPASSILAKKEALSSVVTGSTYSNEAFTPREIEVAEALRRGKANKIIAYEMNLCESTVKVHIRNIMKKLNATNRTEVAFKLK, from the coding sequence ATGAATACACACACTGCACTTCCCGATAAAATCGCATCTCTTCAAAAGGCGGACTTGAACTATATTCACTCCATTCCGGAAAACGCCAAATCGGCTTCCGAAGCGGAGAAATATATACTTATCATCGATCCTCGGGCGCTCGATCGCGAATGCCTGTCGCGGAGTCTCTCGATCTACAACCCGGCGATGAACATCGTCACGTCAGGGTCGGTGGAGGAATGGCGCAAGCGGCATATGTCCGATCAGCCTTCGGCCGTCCTGCTGGTGTTCGGCAGCAGGAAGCTCACAGAGACGGGAGCCTGTGAAAAGATCACCAGCGTGGTCGACGCCTTCAGGCAGAGCCCCGTCATCGTCATCGCCGATTCCGACGACCTCGGGGACATCCTCAAGGCGGTGGAATCCGGCGCGTGCGGGTACATTCCCACAAGCGTCAACATCAGTGTCGCGGCAGAGGCAATCGCCCTGGCGCGCGCCGGTGGCGTTTTCATTCCCGCAAGCAGCATCCTCGCCAAGAAGGAGGCACTGAGTTCGGTGGTAACCGGCTCGACCTACTCCAACGAGGCGTTCACACCCCGCGAGATCGAAGTTGCCGAGGCCTTGCGCCGTGGCAAGGCCAACAAGATCATCGCCTATGAAATGAACCTCTGCGAAAGCACCGTGAAGGTTCACATCCGCAACATCATGAAGAAGCTCAACGCGACCAACCGCACGGAAGTCGCCTTCAAGCTGAAATGA
- a CDS encoding glycosyl transferase produces the protein MRVAIVHYWLVSMRGGEKVVEALCDMYPEADIFTLVCDEKNISEKIRRHKITTSFLQRIPGATRYYQSLLPLMPFALESLDLRGYDLIISSESGPAKGIIPPPHAAHVCYCHSPMRYLWDHYHSYRDNAGLAARITMPVLAPLLRSWDANSSLRVDRFVANSHHVAGRIRKYYRRSATVVPPPVSVEDFAPVTGVEDFYLCAGQIVPYKRIDLAVRAFSKMGRKLVVIGEGAKGDVEALKRIAGPSVTFMGRTAFPVLKANLACCRALIFPGEEDFGIVPVEAMASGRPVIAYGRGGALETVIHGQTGILFDDQSVEALIEAVETFEQQERGFRAEAIRMHAARFSLAKFRTSMQKIIDDELAAKRAPGAREPGMVAAPYLYNDDRSVPLH, from the coding sequence ATGCGGGTAGCGATCGTTCATTACTGGCTCGTGTCTATGCGGGGCGGGGAAAAAGTCGTCGAAGCGCTCTGCGACATGTATCCGGAAGCGGACATCTTCACGCTGGTCTGCGATGAGAAGAATATCTCCGAGAAGATACGTCGCCACAAGATCACGACATCCTTCCTGCAGCGGATACCGGGTGCCACGCGCTACTACCAGTCGCTGCTGCCGCTGATGCCCTTCGCGCTCGAAAGCCTCGATCTCCGTGGCTACGATCTTATTATCTCAAGCGAATCCGGCCCGGCCAAGGGCATCATCCCGCCGCCGCATGCGGCGCATGTCTGTTATTGCCATTCGCCGATGCGCTATCTCTGGGATCACTATCATTCCTACCGGGACAATGCGGGGCTGGCTGCCCGGATCACTATGCCGGTGCTCGCGCCCCTGCTGCGGTCATGGGACGCGAATTCCAGCCTGCGGGTGGACCGCTTCGTCGCCAATTCCCACCATGTCGCCGGGCGTATCCGCAAATATTACCGGCGATCCGCCACGGTCGTTCCGCCTCCCGTTTCCGTCGAGGACTTCGCGCCGGTCACGGGCGTCGAGGATTTCTATCTCTGCGCCGGCCAGATCGTTCCCTATAAAAGGATCGACCTGGCCGTGCGGGCCTTCTCGAAGATGGGGCGCAAGCTGGTCGTCATCGGAGAGGGCGCGAAGGGGGACGTGGAGGCATTGAAACGGATCGCCGGGCCGAGCGTCACCTTCATGGGCCGTACGGCCTTTCCGGTGCTGAAAGCCAATCTTGCCTGTTGTCGCGCCCTGATTTTTCCGGGTGAGGAGGACTTCGGCATCGTTCCAGTGGAGGCCATGGCCAGCGGCAGGCCGGTCATCGCTTACGGCCGTGGCGGAGCCCTTGAAACCGTTATTCACGGGCAGACCGGCATCCTGTTCGACGATCAGTCGGTCGAGGCGCTGATCGAGGCGGTCGAGACTTTCGAGCAGCAGGAGCGCGGTTTCCGTGCCGAAGCTATCCGCATGCATGCGGCCCGGTTCAGCCTCGCGAAGTTCCGCACCAGCATGCAGAAAATCATCGACGACGAGCTTGCGGCCAAAAGGGCGCCCGGCGCGAGGGAGCCGGGCATGGTGGCGGCACCGTATCTCTATAACGACGACAGGTCGGTTCCCCTGCATTGA
- a CDS encoding sugar transporter: MPIVSFGKRQLTSRNRSLLLACALTGLLHVVVSSSGAMAASGDDYRLRPQTKVKVTIVEWVASTGEYKEWTALNGEYSVSPLGTISIPLIGELVVVDDTTTDVADRIARALREKTGLASPPVATVEVMKYPMIYVSGAVDRPGELEFRPGLTVMQAIAMAGGRERRTNPNGSNDLEQIRYAGELNRYDLLLQQLAARRARLAAELKGSPKVDFPPELANARDQSTGKLITESENSLFIARAEALKRQLDSLDELQSLLQNEIKVLEEKSVVQERQLKIAQQELASIASLVDTGTLAKSRETSLERIVADLNSGKLDLVVAAMRARQKVSETQRDAITLKGQYSTEAGRDLQTVEAEIDDTRLKRATTLQLLQASGASLSRYNAMKALEIQPMEYWITRRNDVRSPTKVSETATLEPGDVLDVRYDVSAGLAGPLQLSSRPEQSQ, from the coding sequence ATGCCGATTGTATCTTTTGGAAAGCGGCAGCTTACATCCAGAAACAGAAGCCTATTGCTCGCCTGTGCGTTGACGGGATTGCTCCATGTCGTCGTCTCCTCAAGCGGCGCCATGGCCGCTTCCGGAGACGATTATCGCCTGCGTCCCCAGACAAAGGTGAAAGTCACGATTGTCGAATGGGTGGCATCGACAGGCGAATACAAGGAATGGACGGCGCTGAACGGCGAATATTCCGTTTCGCCGCTCGGGACCATTTCGATCCCCCTCATCGGCGAACTCGTCGTCGTGGACGACACGACCACCGATGTGGCGGACCGCATTGCCCGCGCCCTGAGGGAGAAAACCGGACTTGCTTCCCCTCCGGTCGCAACGGTCGAGGTGATGAAATATCCGATGATCTATGTCTCGGGCGCTGTCGATCGCCCCGGCGAACTCGAATTCCGGCCTGGTCTCACCGTCATGCAGGCCATTGCCATGGCAGGCGGGCGCGAGCGCCGCACAAACCCCAACGGCTCCAACGATCTGGAACAGATCCGCTACGCCGGCGAGTTGAACCGCTACGACCTCCTGCTCCAGCAGCTTGCGGCACGCCGCGCCCGGCTGGCGGCGGAACTCAAGGGAAGCCCGAAAGTCGACTTTCCGCCCGAACTCGCCAATGCCCGGGACCAGAGCACCGGCAAGCTGATCACCGAAAGCGAAAACAGCCTGTTCATAGCCCGTGCCGAAGCCCTGAAACGGCAGCTGGATTCACTCGATGAACTGCAGTCCCTGCTCCAGAACGAGATCAAGGTGCTGGAGGAAAAGAGCGTGGTGCAGGAGCGCCAGCTCAAGATCGCCCAGCAGGAACTCGCCAGCATCGCATCTCTCGTCGATACCGGAACGCTGGCGAAATCTCGCGAAACCTCCCTTGAACGCATCGTGGCGGACCTCAACAGCGGCAAGCTGGACCTCGTCGTCGCCGCCATGCGCGCCAGACAGAAGGTGAGCGAGACCCAGCGCGACGCCATCACGCTCAAGGGGCAATACAGCACGGAGGCGGGACGCGACCTGCAGACGGTGGAAGCGGAAATCGACGACACCAGGCTGAAGCGGGCCACGACCTTGCAGCTTCTGCAGGCGAGCGGAGCTTCGCTGTCTCGCTACAACGCCATGAAAGCCTTGGAGATCCAGCCGATGGAGTACTGGATCACGCGGCGCAACGACGTGCGTTCGCCGACCAAGGTGTCGGAGACGGCGACACTCGAGCCGGGGGACGTTCTCGATGTTCGCTACGACGTGTCCGCGGGGCTGGCCGGCCCGCTGCAATTGTCCAGCCGGCCGGAGCAGTCGCAGTAA
- a CDS encoding DNA starvation/stationary phase protection protein — MDNSAKSRRSADLHTPSGLGQDAVRDISAAANVQLADVFALYLKTKNFHWHMSGAHFRDYHLLLDEQGEQIFAMTDDLAERVRKLGGSTIRSIGDISDKQRIKDNDAEFVHPHEMLAELRDDNGSLVASMRELHDLCDEHRDVATASLLENWIDEGERRRWFLFETLRQTN; from the coding sequence ATGGATAACTCTGCTAAATCTCGCCGTTCGGCGGATCTTCACACGCCGTCCGGTCTCGGCCAGGACGCGGTGCGCGATATTTCCGCGGCCGCCAATGTGCAGCTTGCCGACGTCTTCGCCCTTTATCTCAAGACGAAGAACTTTCACTGGCACATGTCGGGCGCGCATTTCCGCGACTATCACCTGCTGCTGGACGAGCAGGGGGAGCAGATCTTTGCGATGACCGACGATCTTGCGGAGCGTGTCCGCAAGCTTGGCGGCAGCACGATCCGCTCCATCGGCGATATCTCGGACAAGCAGCGGATCAAGGACAACGATGCGGAATTCGTTCACCCGCATGAAATGCTTGCCGAATTGCGCGACGATAACGGGTCGCTGGTGGCCAGCATGCGGGAGCTTCACGATCTCTGCGACGAGCATCGCGATGTCGCGACCGCGAGCCTGCTCGAGAACTGGATCGATGAAGGCGAGCGCCGCCGCTGGTTCCTTTTTGAGACCCTGCGCCAGACCAACTGA
- a CDS encoding lipopolysaccharide biosynthesis protein, giving the protein MGFHEFGNIETMSHLEKKDVSKKEYISFRDIFNFLKRNMVVIAACTATGALLGGIYVLNSKSTYMATTRLVMDPEQGRIVSQDAATGTVIIEAAEIASQVEIVKSEAIAQAVIHKLGLTEDPEIINSQSLKSVLKGFVTSATGIFSGRADEDEEPPTDEELMRRTMGGFLSRVSVRRVGQSYVLEIGYTSGDPEKAARTANALAEAYIRNGLNDRADAAKRGASWLESRLIEVGRKAREAALAAEEYRNKHDITAMANSSTLDQQQLAEVSSQMLAARAATAAESAKLTTLTRLIEGKSADGNMDEIANNPQIQKLRDDIRLAETKLENLKSRYNDGNPAITAAQDEITRMRAAINGELRQIEAIYRSNVETAQTREQLAEAQFTSATEKGADKNIARVELSEMESRANTYRRLYESILQQYVGTMQTQSFPLGKARVVTAATAPFGRIWPKPSIILPFATVLGFAGGLMASILRSGLDRRAGSGERLQRELGITSLGSIPVYRPQLDGGNVGKPLPATMLPLRSVLDMPYSRFSEALRSVKNSLDSIIPANGSIVIGVTSVGPGEGKTTIATNLAQLYQNEGQSVLLVDADFIGSRLSRLAASAAKDVAVKPVELSFLGEQPVVLQASRSSAGKGIRGAAVSELEREDIDGDEDAGDTNPVPLVTVEQAKQASAINQRYGHLTTLKEAIVKMRRRYKVIIVDMSGFEDSADTRAICTYVDGIILVLGNSNKMTIERLADALSAFGKSRIALLGVISNRSDARRRHAAG; this is encoded by the coding sequence ATGGGATTCCATGAGTTCGGAAACATCGAGACGATGTCGCACCTCGAAAAGAAGGACGTCTCGAAGAAAGAGTACATTTCGTTCCGCGACATATTCAACTTCCTGAAGAGGAACATGGTCGTCATTGCCGCGTGCACCGCGACAGGTGCGTTACTGGGCGGTATTTACGTTCTCAATTCCAAGTCCACCTACATGGCGACGACACGTCTGGTCATGGACCCGGAACAGGGCAGGATCGTCTCGCAGGATGCCGCGACCGGCACGGTCATCATCGAGGCCGCGGAGATCGCCAGCCAGGTGGAAATCGTCAAGTCGGAGGCGATCGCCCAGGCGGTAATCCATAAGCTTGGACTTACCGAAGATCCCGAGATCATCAACTCGCAATCCCTGAAGTCCGTCCTGAAAGGCTTCGTGACCTCGGCAACCGGTATCTTTTCCGGAAGAGCGGATGAGGATGAAGAGCCGCCAACCGACGAAGAACTGATGCGGCGCACCATGGGGGGCTTCCTGTCACGCGTCTCCGTGCGTCGTGTCGGGCAATCCTACGTACTCGAGATTGGATACACCTCCGGCGACCCGGAAAAAGCCGCCAGAACGGCGAACGCCCTGGCCGAAGCCTATATCCGCAATGGCCTGAACGACCGCGCGGATGCAGCCAAACGCGGCGCGAGCTGGCTTGAAAGCCGCCTGATCGAGGTTGGCCGCAAGGCGCGCGAAGCCGCGCTGGCCGCCGAGGAATACCGCAACAAGCACGACATCACCGCGATGGCGAACTCTTCCACGCTCGACCAGCAACAACTCGCCGAAGTCAGCAGCCAGATGCTTGCGGCCAGGGCGGCAACGGCGGCCGAATCCGCCAAGCTCACCACGCTGACGCGGCTGATCGAAGGCAAGTCCGCCGACGGCAACATGGACGAGATCGCCAACAACCCGCAGATCCAGAAACTGCGGGACGATATCCGCCTCGCGGAGACGAAGCTCGAAAACCTGAAGAGCCGCTACAATGACGGAAACCCCGCCATTACCGCGGCGCAGGACGAAATCACCCGGATGAGGGCGGCGATCAATGGCGAACTTCGCCAGATCGAGGCCATCTATCGTTCGAACGTCGAAACGGCACAAACCCGCGAACAACTTGCCGAAGCGCAATTCACCAGCGCCACGGAAAAGGGCGCGGACAAGAACATCGCGCGGGTGGAGCTTTCCGAGATGGAAAGCCGGGCCAATACCTACCGGCGGCTCTATGAGAGCATCCTCCAGCAATATGTCGGCACCATGCAGACGCAGTCCTTCCCGCTGGGCAAGGCCCGCGTCGTGACGGCCGCCACGGCGCCCTTCGGCAGGATCTGGCCCAAGCCTTCGATCATATTGCCCTTCGCAACGGTACTCGGATTTGCAGGCGGCCTGATGGCTTCGATCCTGCGCAGCGGCCTCGACCGTCGCGCCGGCTCCGGCGAAAGGCTGCAGCGCGAACTGGGCATCACCTCGCTCGGCAGCATCCCGGTCTACCGGCCCCAGCTCGACGGTGGCAATGTCGGGAAACCTCTGCCGGCGACGATGCTGCCGCTGAGGTCGGTGCTCGACATGCCGTATTCGCGCTTCTCCGAGGCCCTGCGCAGCGTCAAGAACTCGCTGGACTCAATCATCCCGGCCAACGGCTCGATCGTCATCGGAGTGACCTCGGTCGGCCCCGGCGAAGGCAAGACGACGATCGCGACCAATCTCGCCCAGCTTTACCAGAACGAGGGGCAATCGGTTCTTCTGGTCGATGCCGACTTCATCGGCTCCCGGCTCTCCCGCCTTGCGGCGAGTGCTGCGAAGGATGTCGCGGTAAAGCCCGTCGAACTCTCCTTCCTCGGAGAACAGCCCGTTGTGCTGCAGGCAAGCCGTTCGTCGGCGGGCAAAGGCATTCGCGGTGCAGCCGTCTCCGAACTTGAAAGGGAGGATATCGATGGCGACGAGGACGCTGGCGACACCAACCCGGTACCGCTGGTGACAGTGGAACAGGCCAAGCAGGCATCCGCCATCAACCAGCGCTATGGCCACCTGACCACGCTCAAGGAAGCCATCGTGAAGATGCGCCGGCGCTACAAGGTCATCATCGTTGACATGTCCGGTTTCGAGGACTCTGCCGACACGCGGGCCATCTGCACCTATGTCGACGGCATCATTCTCGTTCTCGGCAACTCCAACAAGATGACGATCGAACGTCTGGCCGATGCCCTGTCGGCCTTTGGCAAATCCCGCATCGCCCTGCTGGGCGTGATTTCCAACCGAAGCGACGCGCGACGACGACACGCGGCCGGCTAG
- a CDS encoding sugar transferase: MSLVSENIAQRHAAVSPARVVRSRGGKRVFDIVFALSSIVFLLPALALIAFALLIIDGRPIIFRHRRVGRNGRSFDCLKFRSMRKDADKALKELLASNPDRLREWTETQKLKSDPRVHWLGKYMRITSLDELPQLFNVLRGEMSIVGPRPIVTEELERYGPQAHCYLAMNPGITGLWQVSRRDGTSYEERVRFDVDYYHSVSLSRDMAIILRTVGVVLFAQNER; this comes from the coding sequence ATGTCATTGGTTTCCGAGAATATTGCACAGCGGCATGCCGCCGTCTCCCCCGCACGGGTTGTGAGGAGCCGGGGTGGAAAACGCGTGTTCGACATTGTCTTTGCGCTCTCCTCGATCGTGTTTCTGCTGCCGGCTCTGGCGCTGATCGCGTTTGCTCTTCTCATCATCGACGGCCGGCCAATCATCTTCCGTCACAGGCGTGTCGGGAGAAATGGCAGGTCGTTCGATTGCCTGAAATTCCGCTCCATGCGCAAGGATGCCGACAAGGCGCTGAAAGAACTTCTTGCCAGCAATCCGGACCGTCTGCGGGAGTGGACGGAAACCCAGAAGCTGAAGAGCGATCCGCGGGTTCATTGGCTCGGCAAGTATATGCGTATCACGAGCCTCGATGAGCTTCCGCAGTTATTCAACGTCCTACGTGGCGAAATGAGCATTGTCGGTCCCCGCCCGATCGTTACCGAGGAGCTGGAGCGCTATGGGCCTCAGGCTCACTGCTATCTGGCGATGAATCCGGGCATCACCGGTCTGTGGCAGGTCTCCCGTCGCGACGGCACCTCCTACGAGGAACGGGTTCGCTTCGATGTCGATTACTACCACAGCGTTTCCCTTTCCCGGGATATGGCAATCATCCTGCGGACTGTCGGCGTGGTGCTCTTCGCGCAGAACGAACGCTGA
- a CDS encoding methyltransferase, TIGR04325 family, with product MARSEATNSIRHLVHGLRRTMTPLQIAGGRMKFLSPFPPQFSGAYPTYDTAIAAGRSGSKVGFDHDEVTDIAFERMCEITPWDYPLLFWLGQILPEVDLLVDAGGHMGTKFRAFRKLLPIETSVDWVVYDVPAIVRAGRRRAEIDGLDKLRFVERMEDAGDPDLFIGSGLLQYLDVPLATLLSRLPRLPRHMLLNKVAMRQGPTVFTLQRFEEVTVPYQIRNEATFMAELSRLGYEVVDRWTIPTLSHTIETHPELGESESTGFYLRLA from the coding sequence ATGGCAAGATCGGAAGCAACGAATTCGATCCGGCATCTGGTGCACGGGTTGAGACGCACGATGACACCGCTGCAGATCGCGGGCGGACGAATGAAGTTCCTCTCGCCCTTCCCGCCCCAGTTCTCGGGCGCCTATCCCACCTACGACACAGCCATCGCCGCCGGACGCTCCGGCAGCAAGGTCGGCTTCGATCACGACGAGGTCACCGACATCGCCTTCGAGCGGATGTGCGAGATCACGCCTTGGGATTATCCGCTGCTTTTCTGGCTTGGGCAGATACTGCCGGAGGTCGATCTTCTGGTGGATGCCGGGGGCCACATGGGCACCAAGTTCCGCGCCTTCCGCAAGCTGCTGCCGATCGAGACCTCCGTCGACTGGGTGGTCTATGACGTCCCGGCAATCGTCCGGGCCGGACGCCGACGCGCCGAAATCGACGGTCTCGACAAGCTGCGTTTCGTCGAGCGCATGGAGGATGCCGGCGATCCGGATCTCTTCATCGGCTCCGGCCTGCTGCAATATCTCGACGTGCCGCTTGCGACGCTACTGTCGCGCCTTCCGCGGCTGCCCCGGCATATGCTGCTCAACAAGGTGGCGATGCGGCAGGGACCGACCGTCTTCACCCTCCAGCGTTTCGAGGAGGTCACGGTTCCCTACCAGATCCGCAACGAAGCTACGTTCATGGCCGAACTCTCACGCCTCGGCTACGAGGTCGTGGATCGCTGGACCATCCCGACGCTTTCCCACACCATCGAAACCCATCCTGAACTCGGCGAAAGCGAAAGCACCGGATTCTATCTCCGTCTGGCCTGA
- a CDS encoding glycosyltransferase yields MTNALDKIGERRAVTTSTHQFRLIVGIPSAGRRDILAAVAPHIARQTRLPDEIVVCVPSAEDADREVLSRLPCPVRVLVSTKGSCRQRNHILESTPEADIVVFLDDDFLMAPPYLEQTEAIFAANPDVDICTGNVIADGITGPGISVTEGWQMLRPHVRSKGKYLPVSPTYTGYGCNMAVRMSAVRIGGLRFDENLPLYGWLEDVDFSRIAARHGRVVSSPHLVGVHLGTKVGRTSGVRFGYSQIANPIYLMRKETMTARHAWVQMGRNLIANMVKIWKPEPWIDRRGRLRGNFLAFSDLIAGRLTPQNIERLD; encoded by the coding sequence ATGACAAATGCCCTGGACAAGATCGGCGAACGCCGTGCTGTCACCACCAGCACTCACCAGTTCAGGCTTATCGTCGGAATACCCAGTGCCGGCAGGCGGGACATTCTTGCTGCGGTCGCCCCGCATATAGCCCGTCAGACCCGGTTGCCGGACGAAATCGTCGTCTGCGTGCCATCCGCAGAAGATGCGGACCGGGAAGTACTCTCACGACTGCCCTGCCCTGTAAGGGTGCTGGTTTCGACGAAAGGCAGCTGCCGGCAGCGCAACCATATTCTGGAATCCACTCCGGAGGCGGACATCGTCGTCTTCCTCGATGACGATTTCCTCATGGCGCCGCCCTATCTGGAACAGACCGAAGCAATTTTCGCGGCCAATCCCGATGTCGACATCTGCACCGGAAACGTCATCGCCGATGGCATCACCGGACCCGGCATTTCCGTCACCGAGGGCTGGCAGATGCTGCGGCCTCACGTGCGGTCGAAGGGCAAGTATCTTCCGGTTTCCCCCACCTACACCGGCTACGGCTGCAACATGGCCGTGCGCATGTCGGCGGTCAGGATCGGCGGGCTGCGTTTCGACGAGAACCTGCCGCTGTACGGATGGCTCGAGGACGTGGACTTCAGCCGGATCGCGGCACGGCACGGCCGTGTCGTTTCCTCGCCCCACCTCGTGGGCGTTCATCTGGGAACAAAGGTTGGGCGCACATCAGGTGTGAGGTTCGGCTATTCGCAAATCGCCAATCCGATCTACCTCATGCGCAAGGAGACCATGACCGCACGCCACGCCTGGGTTCAGATGGGACGCAATCTGATCGCCAACATGGTGAAGATCTGGAAACCTGAACCCTGGATAGATCGGCGGGGCCGCCTGCGGGGCAATTTTCTGGCTTTCTCCGATCTCATCGCCGGCCGCCTCACACCACAAAACATCGAGAGGCTGGACTGA